A section of the Citrus sinensis cultivar Valencia sweet orange chromosome 8, DVS_A1.0, whole genome shotgun sequence genome encodes:
- the LOC102616236 gene encoding uncharacterized protein LOC102616236 yields MSVSSSAGAGEYHSKDFEWETLKQEIENDPSLQYHLLPYNSSPEAAQEAEKDSDAWKRFHSRHSSGKFFKERRYLLKEFPELVSCGGSSKLLEVGCGNGSTALPILRGNENIIVYACDCSSEILERAKEFVDAADIGSVKDRFCPFYCDFCTAGFPEWLACNSCLESFQQKQHDCFSDTEEKNKPHLKNLLRQDDCCIGGVDFITLIFTLSAVPLQRMPTAIRECYSVLKPGGLLLFRDYGLYDMTMLRFKPEQRVEFKEYMRSDGTRSYFFTIDSVRNLFVNAGFIEVELEYCCVKSVNRGKGKSMRRVWVHGKFRKPL; encoded by the exons ATGAGTGTATCATCATCAGCAGGAGCAGGAGAGTATCACTCAAAAGACTTCGAATGGGAAACATTGAAACAAGAAATCGAAAATGACCCATCTCTCCAATACCATTTACTTCCATATAATTCTTCACCAGAAGCAGCACAAGAAGCAGAAAAAGATTCAGATGCATGGAAAAGGTTTCACAGCCGCCACTCCTCTGGCAAGTTCTTCAAG GAGAGACGGTATTTACTGAAGGAATTCCCAGAACTAGTTTCTTGTGGGGGATCTTCTAAGCTTTTGGAAGTGGGATGTGGTAATGGTAGCACTGCTCTTCCAATTTTGCG tgggaatgagaatattattgtatatGCATGCGATTGTAGCTCTGAGATTCTGGAGAGGGCCAAAGAGTTTGTGGATGCCGCTGATATAGGCTCAGTAAAAGATCGTTTCTGTCCGTTCTATTGTGATTTCTGTACAGCTGGATTTCCAGAGTGGTTGGCTTGCAATTCTTGCCTGGAAAGTTTTCAACAAAAGCAGCATGATTGCTTTTCAG ATactgaagagaaaaataaaccacatttaaaaaatttgttgagaCAAGATGACTGTTGTATTGGTGGCGTGGACTTTATCACCTTG ATATTCACACTATCAGCAGTACCCCTCCAAAGGATGCCAACAGCAATCAGAGAGTGCTACTCTGTCTTGAAGCCTGGTGGTCTTCTCCTTTTTAGGGATTACG GCCTATATGACATGACCATGCTGCGATTCAAGCCAGAACAAAGAGTGGAGTTCAAGGAGTATATGCGATCAGATGGAACCCGTTCTTATTTCTTCACTATTGATTCTGTCAGGAACCTTTTTGTCAATGCAGGCTTCATTGAG GTTGAACTTGAATATTGCTGTGTCAAGTCAGTGAATCGTGGAAAGGGGAAGAGCATGCGGAGGGTTTGGGTTCACGGGAAGTTCCGAAAGCCTCTGTGA